DNA from Gemmatimonadaceae bacterium:
CGGCGCCGACTTCGGTTCGCCCGGCGGCATTTGGATGCCGCCCCGCCGCCGGTTTCGCTCGACTTTACCCTCCATGGCGGGCGGACTCCGGGACCTCAAAGTGTGGCAGGAGGCGGTGGGACTCGCCGCCGACGTGATCCGCGCCGTGCGCCACGGCAACCGCCGCGAGATCAAGGTGGTGGCCGAGTCGGTGATGCTCACCGCGCTCGCCCTGGCCGAGCACGTGGCCGAGGGGTACGGGCGCTACACCGCCCCCGAGCAGCGCCAGCTCTACCGGGCGGCGCGACGCGACCTGCTGCGCCTCGAAACCCAGCTCGCCATCGCCCGCCAGGCCGACATCCTGTCGGCGGCGCACCTGGCCCAGCTCTCCAACCGGGCGCAGTTGGTGGCCCGGCTCCTGGGCGGCTACCTGGTGTATCTCGACCGCCAGCTCAACGGCGCCGCGCAGACTAGCCGCGACTCCTCGCATGTCCCCGGTTGAAGCGCTCGATCAGATCCACGGCGCGCAGGCGCGCCAGCGACGCCGGCCTGGTGCCGGCGATGCGCTGAGCGGTGCTCGACAGGTGCGACGACGAGGCGAATCCCAGCACGCGGGCCACGTCGCGCACGTCGTACCCTGGATTCTTGGAGAGCTCGGCGGCCGCGGTCAGGCGCACGAGGTCGATCACCCGCTTGAGGTTGGGAGCGCCGTCGGCGGAAAAGGTGCGGCTCAGGTGCTCCCGGGTCACGTTCAGCGCGCTGGCCAGCTCGGCGGTGCGCACCGGCCGGCCCGCGTGCTGCACCACGAACTGCCAGGCGTTCAGCTGGAGCGTGGTGGCGAGCCCGAGGGATGCCGGAGGCGTGGCCAGGGCGCGCGCGAATCGCGTCGTGTACGATTGGCGCAGCACGAGTTCGCGGATCGCGTCCTCATCCACGTCCTCCACCAGAACGTCGGCGAATTCGAGGGCGGCGCACTGGGCGAGCGTCGGTCCGTCCGACGCGCGCAGCGTGGTGAGGGCGAAGAACGGGACGCTGGGGAATTCGCGGGCGAAGCCGGCGGCGCGCCAGTTCTCCTCCTGCGCGGCGCCCAGGTCCACGATCGCGGCGTCGATGAGCTCCTCGCGGAAGGCGCGCGCGAAGTCGTCCACGTCGCGCCGCACCACCAGCCGCCAGCGGCGGCGCGGAAAGGTCTCGCGCGCCATGGCGCGGGTGCGCTCCCGCGGGGCATAGACCAGGATCGTGGGGGGCAACGGCGCCGGCGCGGGGTGCTCGAGCATGGCTCAGACGGCGGCGACGCGTGCCGCCACATTCTCGTTGGCGCGGCGCAGGATGTCGCGCGCATTGCCGTACGAGATGCGCGAATCGGCCTCGTCGAACTGCACCCATTGGCACGCCGTGATGCCCTCGGCGCGCTGCGGGCAGGTGCGGGTGGCGGCGGTCTCCATGAGGAAGAAGTGGCACACCTTGTGGATGAGCCGGCCGCGGAAGCGAAAGTACCAGTCGATGGTGTCGATCTCGCCCCGCACCTCCAGGTCTTCGAGCCCGGTCTCCTCGGTGACCTCGCGCAGCGCGGCGGCCTGGGGAAGCTCGCCGCGCTCGATGTGCCCCTTGGGAAAGCCCCAGTTCTTGTAGCTGTCGCGAATCAGCAG
Protein-coding regions in this window:
- a CDS encoding four helix bundle protein codes for the protein MAGGLRDLKVWQEAVGLAADVIRAVRHGNRREIKVVAESVMLTALALAEHVAEGYGRYTAPEQRQLYRAARRDLLRLETQLAIARQADILSAAHLAQLSNRAQLVARLLGGYLVYLDRQLNGAAQTSRDSSHVPG
- a CDS encoding helix-turn-helix domain-containing protein, with the protein product MLEHPAPAPLPPTILVYAPRERTRAMARETFPRRRWRLVVRRDVDDFARAFREELIDAAIVDLGAAQEENWRAAGFAREFPSVPFFALTTLRASDGPTLAQCAALEFADVLVEDVDEDAIRELVLRQSYTTRFARALATPPASLGLATTLQLNAWQFVVQHAGRPVRTAELASALNVTREHLSRTFSADGAPNLKRVIDLVRLTAAAELSKNPGYDVRDVARVLGFASSSHLSSTAQRIAGTRPASLARLRAVDLIERFNRGHARSRG
- a CDS encoding NUDIX hydrolase, whose product is MTPPRARLETSAGGVVYRIHEGRALFLLIRDSYKNWGFPKGHIERGELPQAAALREVTEETGLEDLEVRGEIDTIDWYFRFRGRLIHKVCHFFLMETAATRTCPQRAEGITACQWVQFDEADSRISYGNARDILRRANENVAARVAAV